The Bombus vancouverensis nearcticus chromosome 11, iyBomVanc1_principal, whole genome shotgun sequence DNA window CACCGGAAGAAACTGCGAGCAGCAGGTCTACGGATAATCATATAAGGATGACTAGAGCCGTTGAAGGTGACTGGGTATCAACTTTTGATCCTACAGTATCTTGTACGACCACCCCCTTTCCAACGAGAGCGACTCGGTATTCAAACGGATCTAACTCGATATAAGCGGTGCTCCCTAAGGCACCCTTCTACAACGACGAAGAGGACACCGATCCATCCACCTACACCGCTTCCTCAACCACTCGCACTCGGTACTTCCAAGAAATAAGAGTATCCTCTCGCTCGATCGACGAATTCAATTTGCATCCTGGCTTCTATTTACCGCCTGCCTTTAGTGTCGTTTACTATCGGTGTCTCTCCGTTGGATTGAGTGGTCTTCGAGTTGAGCATAAAATGCTTACCGATACGCTTTGAGATAGATAGAATATGATGGAGACGTTGTGGAAGGAAATAAATTGTTGTAGTTACAGGGAAACATTTTTTTCGATAAGAATTGTAAGATGATTATTAGGTATGCATGTAGATAATTACATTCTTCTAGAATGATAGACATGTAATAGAATGTAGGATATTCATGCTGAATTTCAGAGTAAAAATTGGCATTGTACATACAAGTTAATTTTGTGCTATTATTAAGTAGTATGAAAGAAGAGACCATAATATACATTAAGTTTAAGGATTAAGTTTACTGCGATTCTTATAAATTGTATATTGATATAAGAACACTCTGCCTCATCATTCAGAAAGGGAGATTCCTTCTTTAACGTCGACTCAACAGGGTACTATTTATTTACAGATTCCTACTTTAATAAGAAAGGGTAACATTTTCTAATCTGTAAAGTTCTACTAAAAACTATTCATCATTGACTAAAGATAGGATACACGCGAATAAAAGACCGGACTTTGTATTCCAGGTTCTGAAATATCATCCTGCCAAAAAATCAGAGCTTTTCTTATGCCCTCTGCGATTTCCTATGACGAACCTACCGACGTCATGCTGTTTTACCGACATTATTACTAAGAACTTTTATATCTACCGCTTCTCCATATTTGACACCCAAGATTCAGGTATGTGAACGCGAATCCTGTTGTCACCTCTGATATCAGTAGCCATCAAAGAGAAAATTGCATATCTATGTAAGCCAGCCTCCCCTTTACGGTAATAAATAGGACATGAAAGGGCCTGTATCAATGGGTCTTGCGCCCTCATTTTTTCATTGCAAAATTTCTCGTGTGTTACTATTTCCATTGCGTTATCAATTCTTAGAAATCTTATATGCTACGAGATATACTAATATAATACGATGGTAATgttaaaaattggtttacaATTGCTGTTTATATCctttattattgaatataaGTTTTTGAATATAAGTATCGGCATGCTTATTATAGAGAAGGTAGAATCTCTAGCGACAACCGTTGTCTCAGAAATTAATGTGATGTCGCTTCTTGTCCAATTCCGTGGAAAGTATAACCGATTAACGTATGCTATTATTAGTCCGGTatacgatataaatattaagcGACGTCAAGCGTTATTCTATTTTTGTACCTCTTGCGTTTATCTTATCGGTCGATGGTATCATCATTTGTAAGTTTAAAATATGTTGCTATCTGCTGGCATGGGAAATTGCATCTATAACAACCGATGATACAACAGCTAATGGTGTCAAAAAATTGTTTATCTTTTAAAGATATTTGTTAAAAGTAAAATTGCAACTAGTGAGATTCATAGATCTATCCAGTGTGTTATAACAGAATTATAAGTATGTTATAAGCAAATTTTATACTATGTATTAGACttaagaaattatattatatatttaataaaggaATGTGGTAAATAAAATGAGcatgatttatattttatcgtattttaataGTAGTCATATCCAAGAGTACGCCGCTGCGTGTTGCAAGAATCATTCTCGTCTTAATTACGGCTTACATTACTATAAAACGATTAGAAGCCACGTATTATTTTCCcccatctttttatttttaagatcGTTACATCATTTGCAAGGGTTTCACGCATTTCTCTGAAATATCCTTGGGAAAAAGATTGCTTAATTGCTCTTTTACTTTCGTCGATGAGAGAAAACCAATTCGACGATCGCGCAAAACGAACGACCTAGAATGTCGATTGGCTGTTTGAATTCAACTGGAAGAGAGGCGGAAATGCGAGGTTTCTCAAGTAACAAGAACGACTTTGAAAAAACTGGAACAGATCTCAACAACTTTGAATTACTAACTGCTTTAACAAGTAACGATACTTGTGAATTAAACTTACAACAAATCTGTCATTTCTTCGACGCTCTTCCGTTCGTAACTAGTTGATCAAAAATCGTTTAATTCCCTTCTATCTACACGTAACAACGTCGTGATAATATTTCTGATTATACAAACGTGACTCTACAACTATCTTCTTCGAGTAGACAAAATGAACTCGTATTACGAACGAAAAATTATCTTAAAAGTCTTCTTCTGTTCGTGAACAATACACGAAACAATTCGACGAAAAAATGGCAGCGATAAAAAAGTTGAAAGCTCTCCACAAACGTAGCGGGATCATGGATCAGTAAAATGTGACAGGCTTTCATCTCTACGACAGCTTGTCTCGTTGTAAAAAGAAAGCAATCGTAGCTGAAACTTTTTCATTTCAGCTTATCCTCGTTTACGATAACGTAATAAAACACGTAGAAGCTTAGGACTCGTCGCTGGAGCTGTATAAAACTTGATCAAATTGTTTCAAGTTCACTGAGATATTTTTACGATTAATGTATATCAGGTCATTTTATAAGCAATacgttcttttttaaattttggtGTACGAGCAGCGTCAAAATTAGGATAACATATGAATGTATAacctttaattaaaaaataattatcatatatagaatattgtttatgtaataatataattatatctgaaagaaaaagaagtaaatttcaaatgctTCTCCAATGCAATGTTAATGATTTTGATATATCCTGCGTTAGCTCAGTCGGTAACAAATCAGTCATGTATTTCCCGTCACTTTTCTCATTCTCAGATACTTGCAACCTTTCTTCTAAGTTTTCTATTCCCCTTTTATAAAACTTTCATGGCGAGTTCTATTATATTAAACTCGACTCTTAGGAAGACCACATTACTTATAAAATGGTCGAATATATCATCTTCTTTTTATTGAATCTATTTTTGTTTCATCGAAGATTCGACATGCCTCTTCCTTTCCCTCTAAAAGGGAAAGCACGATGCGTTTAATATGTTTAAAGATTTGTAAAGTTTGGTAAAATTTGCGAATATTCAGCCCTGTCATGTCGTTTCTTCTCTTAACTCGTAATCTATCGGATAATTTAAGAAGAGATTTCGATAGCGAACCACTAAGCTTACGAGCGTCGCacgattaaattttaatttggcACTTGCATTCTTAAATGTGATTTTTTCTCTCATATTGTTTCACTCATCTTAGACGCGGATTTAGATATATGTAAGTAAATACATGTTCttgtttcctttcttctttctcttataAAGAAGCACTCAACAAAGTGTCCAGCCCTTTTTACAATATCTCTCCTTTCGTATATTCGTTCTTTTTGATTTCTTTCAGTCCATCTACGATTTTACGTAACTCAGGCCTAGCTTCGTTTATCGTTACGTCGCTTATACATAGTCACGATTCTCGTGCGTTACGTCGACTGTCGCAAATAAAACTTCGCCCCTTTTCTTCTTACTTtacaattgaaatttcgaacgaAACCTTGGCAGGAAATTGTAAAcactatttacgttattttaTTCGTAATTACACACGCCCGAAAGTTTCACGTCACGTTGTAGGAAATAGACGTGAGTTTTTTAATAACGTTTACGATACTACAGGCAGACAGAATAAACCGTAATTTTGTTAGCTGAACGGCAAAGTTTGAAGAAGAAACTCCTGAACGTCATTAAAATTAACGATGCTCTCTCATCGGCGAGAATCGCAAACGGCAGTCGACGTGTTTAAATAACTTAAACGCGGAACACTTAACGAAAAGCATCGGTTTCAGAAAACTTATTCACACAGATGTATATGTTCGACGCATACGTATCGATCTTTACACGTATATAAATTCTAAGTATCAACGCGTTACACTTCTTCCTTTAGTCTTatttttccttctatttctggttttcatttttttttctttagtcATCCTTTAGCTTTACCTTATTTTGGCTTGTTTGCGAGCTCATAAACGTTCAACAACCCTATATACCCTACTAGACTTAATcgaataagtataataataaaacGTGTAGTAAATATAATGTGTATGTATACacgtatatgtgtataatatatatatatatatttatatattatatattacatatatatataatcctCATATATCGCGTACGTCGATAAACGATTTAAATGTTACCTAATAAACGTCTCAATCAACCTTCCGACTAGatcgaaatttattattaatattagtattattattagggTTATCgttcattaaatattaattattatttatttttagtatCGTTATCGCTAATTAATATAGAAATTTGGCGCATTTGTTTTTTATATCATTTGGCATGTGTATCGTTTCGCGACGATAAATAAATTCGTCGAATTTGAGCCAGACGAGCATATTGTATTTTTTCGATATATaccatttattatatattttatttctctttcctCCGTACGCGCGCACAGAAATTTTTGCTCGAAATTTAAGGTCGCGttagatatttttattcggtATCGATgacaatatatatagaaatatttaataataaaaacgtgAAACGATGAATTTCGATTTTCTAgttttatctcttttttttttgtatgtaTGTTTGTTATCTCGATATTTGTTTCCATCAATTTTTAGCAGCCAGGCGCGATTACCGGCAAACTGTTGTACATTCAGGGGGCATATTTTGTACATAGATATTCCTagatacgtaataacgtaagcCTGCGTTAttatctttttcttcgtttcatatAAAAAGAGGAGAAACAATCGGAGCAGTGACTTATTCCGTTACGATGTATTGTCcacaaattatatatttatcgttCGCGATGGTTGtgtctcgttttctttttttttttccttttttaattatCGTTATAATTAATATCGTGTTCCATCGAGAGGAGAACGATGATCGAATGAATCACATGAGATCGCGTTTTTCAAGTCGGAAACCCCTGCTCTTCGTTTGTGTTAAGTACGATCGAAACTTCGTGTCTGTTACTAGCAAGTAAATTCTTAACGATTTTACGATTGAACGCAATTGAAAGATACAAAATCTTAGGGTTATTAACACGTCGTTtcaccatataatataatataacgttagcGTTTCCTgtacacgtacatacatacaatcGATTACAATctattatatcgccgaagaactTAATGAACGCAATATCAGACGTTGGAAGAAGACGCGTGAACATTTTCAGAAGCATATCGATGAGAATCAAGACCTTGGTGCAGATTTTCGGCGCGTTGAAAGtttttcgttttcctttgaCGAAATTATTTAACGAAATTATCGAAAAATCAACATTTAAGATTCAGCTCTTTATATACTCGTTTCTATTTTCTAATTCACGCGATCTTCTCGTTTTGAGAGTTTTCAGAGATCAAAGTACAGGCGTTAAACGTACACGCTGTACACGTTCAAGTACACGCGTTCCCACTTTGGTCTGAATTCAGCGTTCCCGATGGATCCTCGACACCTCGATGATTTCCGTTTCGTCAGATGGCAGAACAGGCGGATGTAAAGTCGTACTCGAAACGCGATATTCAGCTGCTACTGTATGGAACACGTCAATGGATGTGACAAAGCGTGGTCCAGCAGGATGGGCGTGCCTGCAGCCAATTCCGTTCTCGCATCGCCGAAATCTTCGTCGCAGTCGAAATAATTACTCTGGAAAAGAGACGAATAATGTTTTATCATGATATAAAAGCTGATATTTTTTAGTGGATTATGTTCTTTGAATTTAGTTGGAAAATGTGTGTTTGCAAGTGACAGAGTAATttgtaaaagaaaagaagaatagaaGAGCGTGAACTTTACCGGTGAGAAATTTTTGGTACAACGAGATCTTTATTATTCGCATTAATCAGTTACAAACAGAATAGCTGAATTTCTTGGACAATGTTATTTAATCAAACTAAAATATAGATAACAAcatattgttataaaaaatgataatttattGGATTGTTAAATATTATCTGAAACATTAAATATTATCGCTTAGATAGGATATGCTTGGATAATAGATCTTCTACTGTATTGAACTTCGGAGGTCAAAGCTTCTTGTCATTAAATTTCCCAGGCTAAAGCTCTTTGACGTTAAATTTCCGAGGTTCGATCTTTGCGACATTCAATTTCCCAGGTCAAAGTTTTTTCAACTTTTAGCCTATAAGTTCAAAGCTTTTCGTTATCGAGTAATTTAAAGTGGCGAGCTTTCCGACATTAAGCTCTCTAACCGAAAGGGCTTTAGCTGTGTAGTTAAGCTAACCATTAAAAGGTCGAAGGGTCTAGCCTCGGAGGTGCAcgcaaaagaaaatatttaaccTTGGAAGTTCAATGCCAACCAGCGTTGGCCTTGGAAAGCAAACTCAATGTGAAAATTCTCTGACCGTAAATGCTCGAAAATACACAGTTTGCTTTGTTACGAGTTGAGAAATACGCTAACTAAAAAAAAGCTAACAGTCTCATTAACGTCTCCGCATATGTATATTCTATCGCGAGTAAAAATAGAGGACGAAATTTCTCTCGTTAGTTATTCCGAGATTCCACAAACAAGCTCGCACACCTTGCGAAATTTCCGGTGGAATGAAAATTGTAATAGGTTAACCGATAcgcaataaaatttttaattaaattcagacGCCAAGTTTCCACGTTGCATTTTCTTTCATTGGCTTTCCGAAACAAGAACGCCAGCTGATCGCGGTCGCGCAAGTGGAAAACTGGGGCAAAGAAATATTTACGCGTTTGGTCGAGAAAATGGCTAATCAATGGGAACCGCCTCGCCTCGGCTATAATTGGTACACCGGGAGCTTTAGGCAATTAGTTCTAAAATCGAGACAATATCCTCTTAATTTCCAAGATTATACTCTCTGACTCGCGCTAATTGCACACGTCGCGTGAGTGAGTTCGTGAATGGATGCAATTACGCGTTGTAATTTCCACCATTCCGTAAAAAGAACTAGAGGAAACTGAACTTTTATTTGGAATTTTTGTACTTGAAGAGATACCATCacattataaaaatttttatattaacgaataaaacgaataataacttataacaaattaaaggaaatttctgcgttttcattttttcctttcaCTTTCTACATTACGTGATATATTGTACTTTAATAAGATGTTACctaaataaacaataaatgtaTCTATTTCCAGTGAAACCGGCCTCAAATTTTGATGGATTGTATCTTCTTTACAAAACCCTACAAGAGGATATTTTCCTATTATTAGCTATTAATACAAAAGACATTTTTTGTGACTACGAAAGAAGTTAATCCTGAAAAggttaaagaaatataaattcatgTACAATGGAAAAATATCGTCGAATTTATATAGCAATTTGGAGTATCACTTTTATTACGAAAGAGTGTTATAGTGACCCTAAAACTGACCGCTGTAATGGAGCACGTACGAACATTAGTTCAgcgttaaaatattttatggtacTACCGTCTAAATGTACTTTAGGAGATATATGTAATCTTGACATAAATGTTTTAATCAAATAGtataatttttatcattataaCTAAAATGATACCTCCTTATAATCACATCTACAGAAATTTAAAATTAGGTAAAGTTGGATTccttaaaaaaaaagttttataaaattttctgaCCTCCACATACGAGATAATTCTTATTGTTTGATTTGTAAATTTCATAACTATGTCACGTTACGGATACACATTTTATTATAGTAAAAACATGTAGAACATGTATGTATTTACCTGACAATCGATGCATGGGCAGCTATCGGTCAACGAACAGGTAAGACCAAGAATCTCGACAGCTTCTTTGTACAGTTCCGCGCTCGATTTCCGTTGCCTTGGTGGTGTGGTCGGCGCACTGACTGTACCCGATGGTCTTCTGCCTCTCTTCAGCCTCGAAGAGGACTCTCGAGACAAGGAGGAGGTCGACGTCGATCCTCTCCGCCGATTGTCACTGGTGAGCAACGCTCGTCCCGCCGGCGAGGCGAACAGTTGCAGCATGTCCATGTCCTGCAGCCAAATATTATCAGTTAGTCCTACAAATGAAATATTCTAATCGTTGAAGATATGAAAGTTGATTTTAAGACGATAGAAGAGTCATGAATTTTCAAAGAATGTTTTTAGGAGTTTTATAACCACAGTAACCACATCAGCATAGGAAATGTGTATATATAAGATCGTGAATAAATTCGTGAAGAATAACAATTTTCTGCAGAGCAATTTTTCTCCTGAAACATTATTTTCTCATATAAAGTCGCCCATGTACTCCAGTGCGTTTATTGTCGTAGTTACGAATAGGGACACAGAAAAGTACTTTTCGATGCCAAGATATATCGGAATTTCTATATGCATCTACGTATATGTTTCATGTTTCCAACATAAATTTCGAATATACTACTATTTCATctctttaaaattttattcacgTTATCCTtctttatatacagggtggttggtaactggtggtacaagcggaaagggggtgattctacgcgaaaaaagaagtcgaaaatatagaataaacatttcttttttaattttttttttttaaatctttccatcgagacaacgatttacagtgagatccgttataacgtaccgcacgcgtaccgagcgaaaattcaaggtcgattttctcgaaaacaaagcctcaaacgaaaaatttttattctatatttccgacttattttttcgcgtagaatcaccccctgtccgcttgtaccaccagttaccaaccaccctatatattTCTGCATCGAAGcgcgtataaaataaatatcgtttgtATGAAAGTTTCGTGCCTTATATCGCCATTTTTTCCACAAAAATACTGTACCTCAATCTTCTCCCTTTTGAAATCGTTAAGAACATGTAGGTAATTTTGACAATATTAATATTGTATCTTAACGAAACCGAAATATGATTTTCGTCAAACTCCTTTGATCCAATATTTtttaagtatttaattattaactattttatttccaaGATCTTACTCGTAATATTTTTCCctgtacatttatttatattgaaccaagtataaaataaatatctttttacaaCTATTTGTTGATTTATTTTACCCGATTTCTTAGAACCGTTTAATCTGAACCGTTTAAGTAAGCAGTTAAACAGGTAAATTGGTCGTTCACTAAAGCCTTGACAAAATCCTTAATCATTGTTGAGCATTCTTAACTTCAAAGGGTCGCATCAATAAACTCGAAGGGGTTGATTGGCTTTTGTTAAGGGTGGTCGTGCTCCTTTTTGCTCGTCTGCATCGTTGACTCTCGTTAGTCTACCACGATGGAAGTTGTTCGGTTGCCCCGGAAGGGCATTATTCTCTTAACGAGGTAAGACGTACCCGCAAGTACCTCCTCCTCTTTTCTGCTGTCTCGTTCGTTTCATATTGGCAAGAAACTCTTTGAGACTTTTCCACCCGCGAACACGCCCCACGGGCGAAAGGGATTTTTCTAACGATGCCACGACGAGCGTCGTCACGCCGAAAGTTCCGTGTCCCTTTTCCCCTTTTTTCTACCTGACACTGGGAGAAAGAAGCGCCCGAAAGAAATTCTCTGCCTCTCCGGTGGATTATCAAAGAGGAATGTGACAAGCTCTCCCCGAGTATTCTTGTCCTTTTGAATTCTTTGACGCATCGGATGGTTCGAGGCGATTAGTTTTACGAGAAAATGTACCAAAGATACTCTCTTCTCGAAAGATATTTCTTTAAGAAATTAGAATAAATGTgggatatattttaaattttggatTTGCGTTGTATATCGAAAAATTTGCAATATTCATCTATTTGTTGTAAATTATTTAGTCCCTTTGAGGTATAATTCTAGTGGTTAGGTCCGTCAAATAAATCTGCTAAATAACCGTTAGACTTAAAACGAGACACTGAATCGCCAAAAAGATTTAAGGTATCGATGAACTTGTTAGCTACATTAGATAATCTAGTGTCACCAGTTGTCCAAACAAGGAGGTATATGTTTGATATTATGGACGTtaacatatgtataatatattagtaTTAGCAAGAATCGTTAGACAGCAAACATATCCATCAAGTATCCTGTGAAAGTAAATCAAATCAGTGGTAATCCTCCTATGACCCAAGTTTCATATTTATTGCAGTATTTGTACAGTATTAAAATGGTTATAGTAggtttgtttattattattatttaatttgtactttacaatttgtccagctggacatgtTATAGTAGGTGGTAGAAATTATTTGACCAAATCTGTACGCAGCTTGCCCGTTTGCATCGTTGCACTGTTTTAAGCTGTGTCTTGGTGTTTGACCCGTGGAAAATCTTACCAGGAAGCTTAAGGCTTTCTTTGCTGAGCATATTTCCCGAGTCGTGTGATCGGAAAAAGATAATGACGAATCGTtttgttacgtccggtgactctctATACAAACCAGACCCCATGCCTCAATATCTTAAAGTCCCATCATAAGTCTtcgcattttcatagttaaggtccttgaGACCAAAAAAGTATGTTTTTAGTTGAAGTATTCTTGAGATTTATTGTCCATTCCGAGAAAACATGGGAAACGGTTTTCCTATGCACAATACCACCCACGGGCAAGCTTTGAATGGAAGCGACCAGGACCCATCCTTACCCACCAGCCTTTTTCTTATCCGATTAGAAGCAATGACGGTTGCCCTCACTTTCCCGGCCAAAATTGccatcaacgaatccgatggtcccgcgcgttagacacacccatcagtAGCTTTCCTCCGCGACaacatcgtcaccgaacttcatTGGTTTTTCATTCGTTGACCAGTCAATGTCTTGACTGGGTTTTCGTACTTAAATCAGTCACCATCTCTTGAATGGTTTTCCGTACTATTTACACTTCGCTGAGAATACATCTACACACACCACGCGTAACTATTTATatctacaaagttgttggaataaagtgcATGTTTTAATTTGTTAACCAAGTGTTATCATCAgttcaaccacctctattatcctaaccgaaataggGGACCAAccaattcgtggcgtcgattatcaaatcgtaacgggaatttacgactctcatTGGTGCGCTTCTTCGCGATCGATTCTCTTCGCGAACGGTCCAACACATTTGGATCACCAATAGAGTTGATAAAAAAAGGTGAATGTCCAGAAGGAAATAGTACAGAGTTGTAAGAGAGAAATGTATGACATTGCATTTTCTAATATTGAGGAAAGATTTGTTCTGGATATACGAATCgttaataattgaattttctGCTAATTTTGTTATCAACGTGATATTAATACTTTAAatgttaaagaatttttttcacAGTTTTTAGGATGATAGAATTCTTATTttgtatttcttaaatattcatGTGTGATGTTATACTTCTTTTTTCTATCGTGAAAATTTTTACACATAATGGATTCGATGGTTGCTACTTCGCCCTTAAGGAAAATCAGCTGTGAAATATAAAGCAGCTACGGTAAGTCAGCTCAAGAAAGGGTAACGTGAGCCCCGGCTTCTGTTCAATTCGTTAATTAGCGTCGGTCCAAAGGTGCTCGCGTAGTTCTTCCACTAATTTCCACCTCGAGCTTCCATTGAAATTAGAAATTACAGCCACTTTAAACCGTTTTGACGCCAAATGAAAGGAATCTGTGCAATTTTCTACGCAAAGAACGGCATCGAAAAATTCGGCTCGCGGTTTATAACACGCTGAAAACCGTGGCAACACCTTGCAGAGTTCAAGCCTTTGTTCTCGATAAACGTGCAAGCTGGTTGATTGGAATTTTGCGACGAGAGGCAAGCGTGCTTAATTATCGACGGCAGATCATTAAAAATCCACCTCCTGGTTGCCGCAACGCGGCACTGTACAAACGATCGTGAGTCACGGTACTACAACGCGAATGCAGGAGCCGTTTCGCTGGAAGAAAATAATTGGAATGATCCTGACCTCATGTGCGAAGGAATTCGTCGAGGAAGACGCGGTGGTACTTCTATGCGTCGCGGTAATTTGAATGACCCGTTAGGAAAATTCAGTGACTCATGAAAATATTACTCACCTAAGCTAAAAGTACTCCTCCTTTTTCATCTCATGGAAATTTCTTACAATTTccagaaaatttcaaaataaaagataataatataaaattgatgaaattttaCATTCCAATAATTAGGAAAAATTTATTAAGAATGATAAAATAGTGTGACTAGGGTGATGCATATGTTCGAGATTTGGAGATTTGACTCGGATAGCACATCTCCCTTTTTTGGGAAAGTCTGAAGTGTCTGCCTCCCCGAGCTATAAACCTTATGATGCGTTCATCGCTAAGAGACTAAA harbors:
- the LOC117153179 gene encoding uncharacterized protein LOC117153179, with product MLEAPPGSREDLVEAARTPCTPTDLDTMLYGYTNNIYVLDHTPESLPDMDMLQLFASPAGRALLTSDNRRRGSTSTSSLSRESSSRLKRGRRPSGTVSAPTTPPRQRKSSAELYKEAVEILGLTCSLTDSCPCIDCQSNYFDCDEDFGDARTELAAGTPILLDHALSHPLTCSIQ